Within Calidithermus timidus DSM 17022, the genomic segment CATGAGATTTTGAATCCAAAAATTCGCTTGGACTAAGGCGCCATCGGGGTGTTCGCCAGCGTGGGGTACTGACCTATCGCGTTCCGACATTTGCGCCGCACCGCGTGAGGGGCTCTATAGCCATCTCTCGAGCCACCTGAGCCAATTGCTCCCCAGCACCCCCTCGCGGGCTTCTGCTGGCACCAGGTCGCCGATTTTAGCGAGATCGCCTGGCTGATCCAGGCCTTCGGGGTTTTCGTTCATGCCGAAGCCGCCGTCGAAATCCGAGCCCAGGCCCACCCTGTCCCAGCCGATGAGACCAGCGACGTGGTAGAGGTGCTTCTGCACGGTGTGCAGGCTTAGCCGCTGCATGCCCCGGCTCCAGGTGTGCTCGAGGAAGAAGTTGAACAGCACTACCCCCACCATCCCATCCCGCTCCCCGATGGCTGAGATCATCGCGTCGGAGAGGTGGCGGTTGGCGAAGGGAGTGTCGGCGCCGCCCAGCAGGCTGCGGGGGTTGGCGTGGGTGGCGCAGACGGGGCCGTGGAAAACCTCTAAGCTCTCCCAGAAGGCCTGCTCGTCCATGTGGGCGAAGTCCAGCGCCAGCCCGGTCTCGTCCAGGGCGTGCAGCAACTCGACTCCAAGGGGGGTGAGACCGCCGGGCTCACGGGTGCCGCCACAGTAGCGCGTGCGGTTCCAGGCCGGGCCCACGAGTCGCACGCCTTCGGTCTTCCAGAAGCCCACCTCGCCGGGCTCGCGGATGCACTCCCCGCCCTCGATGAGGATCAGCAGCCCCGGGACGCGGTCGGTGGGCCAGCGCTGCTGGTGGGAGCGCAGATCGTCGGTATTGCGGATGATCCGCACCAGGCCCGCATCCTCCCAACGCCGGTAAACCTCGAGCTGAGCGCGGGCTGCCGCATGAGCCGCCTCAGGATCGGTGTGCTTCTTGGGGTCTGCCCACAGCGTGGCGAAGCACAGCCCTACACCGCCCTCGCGCAGGGCAGGGAGCGTCACTACGGGGATGTCCTTATGACCGTCGCGCTCACGCAATTCGGCCAGGGGTAGCGTCAGGTCGCGGCCAAGGTCCAAGACGTTGTGGGCGAGATCGAGGTGGGCATCGACGATCATGATCTAAATCTAAAGGATAAGCCCTTGCTGCAGGCCGATTGCTCAGCGCGTATGGCTCCCTTCCGGCTCGAGGCACTCGAGCCGCAGGGCCTCGGGGTACTTTTGCACCACGCGGTCGAAGGCGGCAACCACTGCCGGATCGAACTGGCTGCCCGCGCCGGAGCGCACTTCGGCCAGGGCCTGCTCAATGCTCCAGGCTTCTTTGTAGGGGCGGGGTGAGACCAAAGCGTCGAACACGTCGCACACCGCGAAGATGCGGGCCGCCAGGGGGATGTCCTGACCCTTCAGGCCCGAGGGGTAGCCGGTGCCGTCCCAGCGCTCGTGGTGATGCAGCACCACCAGCCGTGCGGTCTCGGGCAGGAAGGGCAGGTGGCGGGTGAGGCGGTAGCCCAGCGTGGTGTGGGACTGCATGACCTGCCGCTGCTCGCTGTCGAGCCCGGTGGGCTTGGCGAGGATGCTGTCGGGCACGGTCAGCTTGCCCAGGTCGTGCAGATAGGCTCCCCAGCGCAACTCGCGCAGCTCGCTGGGGTCCAGCCCCAATTCCTGGCCCAGCAGTTCGGCCAGCCGGGCCACCCGGTCGGTGTGCCCGGCGGTCTCGAGGTCGCGGGCCTCGAGGGCCACCCCGATGGCCCGCAGCGCGCCCTCGTAGGCAGCTTCGCGCTCCTCGCGCTCGCGTCGGGCCGCTAGCAGCGCGGTGATCTGCAGGGCGTAATTGCGGGCCGCCCGGATAGAGCGCTCGTCGAGGGCTTGCTCGTTGCTGAAGTTATCGAGGTTGATGAAGCCCTGGACCTCGCCTGCTAGCACCACCGGCAGGCACAGGCTACAGCGGATTTCCTTCAGGCGTCCCCATTGCTCGAACAGCCTGGCCGAGGCCACGTCCATGAACTGATCCTGAAATCCCACTGCCTGGCGCAGGAAATCCTGCTTGGCGATGCGGGGTTCGCCGGCGAGCCAGGCGTGGGGTTGGGGGTGCCAATAGCGGTGGATGGGCATCATTACCTTAGCGCCCAGCAGGCGGTCGTCGTAGCCCATCTGGGCCACGAGCCTGTAGGCCTTGCCCTCGCGCACGAAGATACTGCCACCTTCGGCCCCTGGCACCATCTCCACTGCGCAGCGCAGCAATTCGCTCCAGGCTTGGTCGCTCGAGCCCACCGCCAACGCGGTTACGGTGTGCAGCAGGCCCCGACTCTCGCGTAACTGACGCTCGAGGTGGGCGCTCTTGCGGCTGCGCTCGAGCGCGGTGGCCGCCACGTTGGCGATCAGCCCCAGCAGCCGTTCCTCGAACGGGGTATAGTTGGCAGGCAGGTCGCGGGCGGAGTGCAGCACACCCAGGGGCTCACCGTTGACATCGAACATGGGGGCGGTGAGCTGGGCGTGAGGGGGGGAGGGGGGGCCGGGGTTGAAGTTGCGGGGGTCGCGGGGGGCGTTCTCCACCCGCAGTACCCGCTTGTGCTCGAGGCTAGCCCAGCTCAGGCCCATGCCCCTAGGGACGCGCACGTGGGCGTGGCGCTCGAATAGTCCCAGCCATCCGGCGCTCTCGAGCCAGTCGCTTTCGGGGTCATACAGCAGCACGTGGACGTGGGGAGAGCTCATCAAGCGCGATATCTCCTGTACCAGCAGGGCCATGATCTCTTCTTGGCGGCTGGCACGGTTGAGGGTCTGGGTCAGGCCCTCGATGATCTCGAACTCGCGCAGCCGGGCCTCGAGCGCGCTGCGCTGGTTTTGGGCGGCCAGCAGGGTGGTGGCTTGCAGGGCATAAAGCCGGATGGCCTCGAGTGACTCCGAGGTGAAGGCGTCTTCCCGCGAACGGTTGTCGAGCTGGATGTAAGCGGCTACCTCGTGGCCGATGGGCAGGGGCAGGAAGAGGCTGGCGCGGATGCTCTGCAGGTGCTCGTGGTGCAGCGCGGCCTTGGCCGCGCGGGTGTTGGGCTGCTCGAGGGCTGCGCCCATGAGCTTCTTGAGCGTGACCCCATTGGCGATGCGGGGTTCGCCGCGTCGACAGGCTTCCTCGTTGCCGTGCCAGGCGATGATGCTGGCTTCGCTGAAGTTTAACCCCAGGGCTTGTGGCGGGTAATTGTGGACGGCGATGACCCGATAGCAGTGCTCGTGTCGGGCGATGATTGCCCCGCCCTCGGCGCCTGGGACCACCTCCACGGCAGAACGCAGCAAGGAGGGCCAGAGTTCTTTCTCGCGTTGCCCGGCCAGCGCCTGTAGGGTTTTCAAGAGGGCAGTGTAAGCACTGGCGCTACTCATCGTAGGGGAGTATAAGCCCAGCTTCGCCCCTGCTTGGTGCCTTTAAGCCACCGACCATCGACCTCGTGCTAGATTGGCCTCATGCGCCTGCGTGCCCTGATCCTCGCAGCCTTGCTGGCGCTGGGCACGGGCCTTACCCACCCCGCCGGCGATCTGCTGCAAGAAGCCCTGAGGCTGCTCGAGACCCACTACTTCGGCTACGCCCAGCCCGATTTCAAGGTCCTGGGGGAGCGCTATGGGCGCGAGCTCGAGCGGCTGTGTGCCTCGAACCTCGAGTGCGGCTTCGAGGTTGGGCGCAGCGTGGTCGCACGGCTGGTGCGCGACATCGGCGATGGGCACACCTATTTCCTCAGCCCCGAGCGTTACAAGCAGAGCCTCGATCGCTTCGCGGGCCGGGTTGACCCTACGCCCATCTACGGCATCAGCATGGTCGGCTTCTTCGATGGGCGTGTTCTGATTGGCGACGTGAGGCCCCAGAGCGCTGCCGACGTGGCGGGGGTCAGGCCCTTCGATCGGGTCGTGGCGGTGGGTGGCGAGAGCCTGAAGAGCCTCGAGGACTTCCGCAACCGCATCAACACCGATCAGCCGGTGCGCCTGAGCCTGCTGCGCGGGGTCCAGGGTGCCGAGCAGCGCTTGGAACTGACCTTGCGCCGCCAGCCCTACAGCTTACCGGTACTGCCCCTTCTCTACGCTCCCAGCGATGCGCCCCAGGGGGTCTTCGTGCTGCGCATCCCCGATTTCGCCGCCTACAAGCAGGTAGGGCCCAGGGTTCACGCCCTGGTGCGCGAGGCTGAGGGCAAGGGGGCCAAGGCCATCGTGGTCGACCTGCGGGGCAACTCCGGCGGCGAGGAGACCGAATGCGAGAGCGCACCCGGCGCCTTTGTGGATGCTTTCAGCTTCGAGATGCGCAGCAAGACCGCCACGGTGCCCTTCGGCTACGCCGACGGCGCGGTGCTGGGCAACGATCCCAAGGACCCCAACCCCCCCTACCGCCTCGAGCAGCCCGCCCGCTTCGGCGGCAAGGTCGCGGTGCTCATCGACGGCTCCACCGCTTCGTGTGGCGAGATCATGGCCTACGTGCTCAAGGAGTTCGGCCAGGTGCCCCTCATCGGCCAGCGCACCGCAGGGGTGATGAACACCGCCACCGAGTTCTGGCCTCTCCCCGACGGCTCCGCCATCGCCATCACCTACGTACGCACCCTCAAAGCCGGCGGTGAGCCGCTCCCTGAGTTCGTCACCCCCGACGTCGAGATGCCCTACGAGCCCGAGGTCATCGCCCGCACCGGGCGCGACCCTATGCTGGAGAAGGCGCTCGAGGTGCTGGGGGTGAAGTAAGCCCAAAGGGCATTAAGCTAAAGGGCATGAGCAAGTCTCTGGCCCTGATCGCCCATGACGGCAAGAAGGCCGACATGGTTTCCTTCGCCAAGGACCATCGCGAACTCCTCTCGCGCTACAAGCTCATCGCCACCGGAACCACTGGCAGGCTACTCAGGCAGAAGGCGGGGCTCGAGGTCGAAGCCCTGCTCTCGGGGCCGATGGGCGGTGACCAGCAGATCGGAGGGCGGGTGGCCGAGGGAAAGGTGGCCGCCGTGATCTTCCTGCGCGACCCCTTGGCCGCCCAGCCCCACGAGCCCGATGTGCAGGCCCTCATGCGCGTTTGCGACGTGCATAACGTGCCCTTAGCCAGCAACCTGGCCGCCGCCGAGGCCATCCTGGCCTGGCTACAGAGCGATCTTTCGCGCGATGATCTCGAGCCCGAAAGTGTCTGAATACCGGATGTCAGGTAAGTTGAGTGCTATAGTGTTAGGTATGACACCCCTCGAGTGGATCCAACACATGCTGGAAGCTAACCGCGAAGCTTTGCGGCAGATGCCTTTCCCTCCCGGCATGGCCGAGTATGTGCAAGAGCTGGTGCAGTCCGGCCAGACCGAGCAGATCATCAACCTGATGAAGCTGGGCTTCCTCATCGGCCTTCAGCAGGGTGCAGCCCAGGTTCAAGCCGGTGAAGCCCTAATCCAGCGCTCTGCGATTCAAGCATGAGTCGAAGGCCAAACGCTGAACGCCGGTAAATGTCCCCTCCCCGCGTGCAGGGGCGGTACAATCACCTCCGTGTTGGTGATCCCTGCGGTAGATATCCAACAAGGCCGCGCCGTGCGGCTGTTTGAAGGTAAGCCCGAGCTCGAGACCGTCTACTTCGAAGACCCCCTGGAGGCTGCCCTGCACTGGCAGGCCCAGGGGGCCAGATTATTGCACCTCGTAGACCTTGATGCGGCCACGGGACGCGGGGAGAACCGCGCAGCGATCCGCCGCATCGCCGAGCGGCTGGGGGTGCCCTTCGAGGTGGGGGGTGGGGTGCGGAGCTTAGGGGCGGCCCAGGAGCTGCTCGAGCTGGGCGCGGAGCGGGTGGTGGTGGGCACGGTGGCGGTCAAGCAGCCTGAGGTGTTTATGGCGATGCTCGAGGCTTTAGGCCCTGAGCGGGTGGTAGTCAGCCTGGATGCACGGGGACTGGAGGTGGTGGTGTCGGGCTGGGCCGAGGGCACCGCACAGGACGTGCGCGAGCTGGCCCGCCGGATGCACCAGTCGGGCGTGCGGGCCCTCATCTACACCGACGTGCGCCGCGACGGTACCTTGCAGGGGCTCGACCTCGAGACCATTGCCAGGGTGCGCGAGGCCTGGCCCGCTTTTCTCATTGCCGGGGGTGGAATCGCCTCCGACGCCGACCTCGAGGGCCTGCAGCGCCTAGGGGTAGAGGGGGCCATCACCGGCAAAGCCCTTTACGAGGGTCGGATTGACCTGAGCCGGTGGGTATGAGAAAGGCCTTCCTTCCCGTCCCCCGGCCT encodes:
- a CDS encoding dipeptidase; the protein is MIVDAHLDLAHNVLDLGRDLTLPLAELRERDGHKDIPVVTLPALREGGVGLCFATLWADPKKHTDPEAAHAAARAQLEVYRRWEDAGLVRIIRNTDDLRSHQQRWPTDRVPGLLILIEGGECIREPGEVGFWKTEGVRLVGPAWNRTRYCGGTREPGGLTPLGVELLHALDETGLALDFAHMDEQAFWESLEVFHGPVCATHANPRSLLGGADTPFANRHLSDAMISAIGERDGMVGVVLFNFFLEHTWSRGMQRLSLHTVQKHLYHVAGLIGWDRVGLGSDFDGGFGMNENPEGLDQPGDLAKIGDLVPAEAREGVLGSNWLRWLERWL
- a CDS encoding HD domain-containing phosphohydrolase; amino-acid sequence: MSSASAYTALLKTLQALAGQREKELWPSLLRSAVEVVPGAEGGAIIARHEHCYRVIAVHNYPPQALGLNFSEASIIAWHGNEEACRRGEPRIANGVTLKKLMGAALEQPNTRAAKAALHHEHLQSIRASLFLPLPIGHEVAAYIQLDNRSREDAFTSESLEAIRLYALQATTLLAAQNQRSALEARLREFEIIEGLTQTLNRASRQEEIMALLVQEISRLMSSPHVHVLLYDPESDWLESAGWLGLFERHAHVRVPRGMGLSWASLEHKRVLRVENAPRDPRNFNPGPPSPPHAQLTAPMFDVNGEPLGVLHSARDLPANYTPFEERLLGLIANVAATALERSRKSAHLERQLRESRGLLHTVTALAVGSSDQAWSELLRCAVEMVPGAEGGSIFVREGKAYRLVAQMGYDDRLLGAKVMMPIHRYWHPQPHAWLAGEPRIAKQDFLRQAVGFQDQFMDVASARLFEQWGRLKEIRCSLCLPVVLAGEVQGFINLDNFSNEQALDERSIRAARNYALQITALLAARREREEREAAYEGALRAIGVALEARDLETAGHTDRVARLAELLGQELGLDPSELRELRWGAYLHDLGKLTVPDSILAKPTGLDSEQRQVMQSHTTLGYRLTRHLPFLPETARLVVLHHHERWDGTGYPSGLKGQDIPLAARIFAVCDVFDALVSPRPYKEAWSIEQALAEVRSGAGSQFDPAVVAAFDRVVQKYPEALRLECLEPEGSHTR
- a CDS encoding S41 family peptidase; the encoded protein is MRLRALILAALLALGTGLTHPAGDLLQEALRLLETHYFGYAQPDFKVLGERYGRELERLCASNLECGFEVGRSVVARLVRDIGDGHTYFLSPERYKQSLDRFAGRVDPTPIYGISMVGFFDGRVLIGDVRPQSAADVAGVRPFDRVVAVGGESLKSLEDFRNRINTDQPVRLSLLRGVQGAEQRLELTLRRQPYSLPVLPLLYAPSDAPQGVFVLRIPDFAAYKQVGPRVHALVREAEGKGAKAIVVDLRGNSGGEETECESAPGAFVDAFSFEMRSKTATVPFGYADGAVLGNDPKDPNPPYRLEQPARFGGKVAVLIDGSTASCGEIMAYVLKEFGQVPLIGQRTAGVMNTATEFWPLPDGSAIAITYVRTLKAGGEPLPEFVTPDVEMPYEPEVIARTGRDPMLEKALEVLGVK
- the mgsA gene encoding methylglyoxal synthase — encoded protein: MSKSLALIAHDGKKADMVSFAKDHRELLSRYKLIATGTTGRLLRQKAGLEVEALLSGPMGGDQQIGGRVAEGKVAAVIFLRDPLAAQPHEPDVQALMRVCDVHNVPLASNLAAAEAILAWLQSDLSRDDLEPESV
- the hisA gene encoding 1-(5-phosphoribosyl)-5-[(5-phosphoribosylamino)methylideneamino]imidazole-4-carboxamide isomerase translates to MLVIPAVDIQQGRAVRLFEGKPELETVYFEDPLEAALHWQAQGARLLHLVDLDAATGRGENRAAIRRIAERLGVPFEVGGGVRSLGAAQELLELGAERVVVGTVAVKQPEVFMAMLEALGPERVVVSLDARGLEVVVSGWAEGTAQDVRELARRMHQSGVRALIYTDVRRDGTLQGLDLETIARVREAWPAFLIAGGGIASDADLEGLQRLGVEGAITGKALYEGRIDLSRWV